The DNA region aatttcccccattgggggatgaataaagtatttttctattctattctattctattctattctattctatttaagTAGCGCACTTACTTGTATTATATATAAATCAACAGTCACTGAATCTTCACTTTAAgctcaaacttctttaaaacaGCGAGGGAGACAAACCCCAGACCCAGCCCCAGTCCTACCCCCAGCCGGCGGGAGCCTCAGTCCCTGTGGAGCAGGTCCAGTCAGAGCCAGGCTTCccttgctgcgaccacaactcCAACTCAGATCCCAGCGACCCCGGCCCCGGCCCTGGCTCCTGCCCCGGCCCTGGCTCCTGCCCCGGCTCCTGCAGCCACAGCTACTGGAGGTATGTTTTCCTGCCACCAGGTGGCAGAACTTGAAAAGTGCAGCATTCCCAAACCATAAGTGACCCTGTGAGTGTGACACTTCTCCACGTCTCTCCTCTTGGTGTTGGTCAGCTTTCAGTCGGATGGCGTCGATCAGCAGCCTGTTTCGCTCCCACCGCCGGGGCACCAACCAGGGCACCAACCAGGCCCCCAACCAGGCCCCCCCAGCGGGTAATCCTCCACCTGCAGGAGGAAATCCATGTAAGGCCGAAACCTCAGAAACTGATCCGGTACAGCGTCAGCCTGACTGACGAGTTGAACGGGTGCTTTGAATAGAAAGGTTGGAAAAGATAAACCAGGTGGTCAAAGTAGTCGAATTAGCAGGTGAAAAGGAAGTCCTGGATGTGGAGCAGCCCAAAAACTTTCCTCTTATTGTCTTTTCTGATTAGCTTTTCCTTGAGTTTTGATCACAGTTGTAAAATCTTTCAACTGCTAAGAAGCTGAAACATTCCCCCCAACAACAAGTGAACTGAGGAATCCTTTAATGAGTGAAACGTCTATAACAACCGAGAAAGAAACGAGTCCAGCTGAAAAATAAAGGAACGAACCATCATTTGATGACGTCACCTTTTTCCGAGCTCATCCCGTCGTCTCTTTGTGTTGCAGGCCTGAAATGGAAGAAATGTTCACAAGGGAATTTAAATTTTCTCCGTTTTTAGCTTTGTAATTTAACCAAACTGCATTTCTCTGTATGTTCAACAGGGGGGATGGCAGCTCTGTCTGAAACACCAACAGAAAGTAAGATGGCTGTcttcatattttatttaattaagtTAAACGATGCTTAAAACCATTGAGAAATCTTTAGGAAAAGGCTGTGACTGTgaggttaaaggataagaccggttttttgacattgggcccttgatttcacattataacatgatgttctactcacccctgcttgttgttgaacatttggagctgttccgaagatattcgcgaggcgtctggctgctctcttgagatattcggccatgaaacggtttcctatggccgaatgaataaataggcagcaggtctgtgggctgtctgtggcagtagcacgacgaggacgtcagtaacacccactttacgacaaaaaaatcaaaattacaataacccggatttttttaagtaagcgacgcacctccacgttatcagtgctagtgtacagtaattaataaattataaacagcatagtttgtgcctgtataagcttgcccataggaaaccgtttcatggccgaatatcgcaagagagcagccagacgcctcgcgaatatcttcggaacagctccaaatgaccaacaacaagcaggggtgagtagaacatcatgttataatgtgaaatcaagggcccaatgtcaaaaaaccggtcttatcctttaatgttaGCTTTCAGAGTTAAAACAAAGTGCACGAGTTGAATGTTTTAATCTGGAACCCTTGACTGTGCCCACCTGTGAGCCTCTAATGATGATTTCTGATTGGTTAGTCAACCCCAGCCTCTTCCTGGACACACCCACTCCGGGCACCATGACTCAGGCTCCTGCTTTCCCCGCCTGTGAGTCAGAGCAGCTTCTTCTTTGTCTCCTTTCCATATTTAAAGAATTAAAGAAAAGCATTAAAGAAAACACACTCGTattgtttgattgattgatttaaatttaaataaatttgatttgattgattgatttatttaaatttaaataaatttgatttgatttatttaaatttaaataaatttgatttgattgatttatctaaatttaaataaatttgatttgatttgattgatttatttaaatttaaataaatttggTTTGATTGgtttatttcaatttaatacatttgatttgattgattgatttaaacTTGATTAGattgatttatttacatttaaatacatttgatttgatttatttatttccttccCAGTGAGAGAAATCAACCTGGACAGCATCCAGGCTCCGGAGccgaggagcagagaggagttCCTGCAGTGTGAGTCTCAGTGTTTCATTAAGCGTTCAGGTCCACATGTTAATGATGGAGTTAACTGACCTCTGAATACTTTTCCTTAGATTCTGTGAGCTTGACCCTTGACCCCAACACGGCCCACAGGCGGCTGGTTCTGTCCGAGGGCGACACCAAAGCCACCCTGCAGGGGGCGGCGCAGCCTTGCCCCGACGTCGCGCAGCGCTTTGACGGCTGGACGCAGGTGCTGTGCCAGAGCCCGCTGTGCGCGCAGCGCTGCTACTGGGAGGCGGAGTGGAGGGGCCGCGGCTCCTCCGTGGGCGTGGCCTACGGGGCGCTCAGCAGGAAGGGCTCGGACGCCAGGTCGGGGCTGGGCTACAACGCCCAGTCCTGGACTCTGGAGCTGTCGGACACCTGCTGCTCAGCCATGCACGACAACGAGAAGAAGGACATCCCCGTCACCTACTCCCCGCGCCTGGGTGTCTACCTGGATCTGTCCGCGGGGACGCTGGCCTTCTACAGCGTCGCAGACAGCATGACGCCCTTACACGTCTTCCGAGCCAACTTCACCCAGCCGCTCTACGCCGCCTTCGGGGTGGGCAGTGGAGTCGGGGTGGGTCTGGACTTCGCGCTCGGACAGTTCTCGTCGAGCTCTGACAGCATCAAGATCTGTTCACTGTGAGGTCCAAACAGCCGACTTTCAAGATCAACGCTGATTAAATCCATTTTAAATTGGTTCCAGGTCCTTCCCTTTGCTTTACCCCACGTTAGGGGGGGTAAGGTGCCCCTTTTCTTCTGGGGTATTCAGGTAAACTGGTCATCCTAAAGCCTAAATCATTGGGACAGCAGCCCACCTGAAAGGATGGAAAAACAAAGGAGAGGAACTGGAACTGGGACTAAAAGTTCCTCaaatctgatttttttattttattaacttaaaTGCACTTAAAGGGGagttttttgttgctgttgtttttcagaGATAATACAGCCTCTGattaaggcattatctgtctttatttcaccaatactttaagaccaatgaatgaataaatgaacgcgtaactattgcactgttagctcagagctgccgtgttgttgttatccgggggtatgggggggggggcttatggggggaaataaagacagatgatgccttattcagaggctgtcttgtctatgccctgttctctctgttatatggatatacgctgatctccagtgatctaaatatcttccgaaggacgccgactttcaccaaactgttatcggtttaaaggtttaaaaacaacaaacttccCATTTAAGTTTCTGCTGTGTACAAAAAGCAAACATTACATCTTTATTGTAACCACATTTATAGAATTATTCAGAAGCTGTCACgtgaaaaactgaaatatttaaaaaactatTCAGTAAATTACCCTGAATTACTGGGATGTTCCTGACTTTAATAAGCTCACAGACACCACACCTCCTTCCATCGAGTCACAATAAACCGGTGAGacgtttgtttttatttatattgcttTATTTAGAAAAAGAGGCAACTCAATAATATCAACAAGGAGAGACACGAGGAAGTCACTGTACATTTCAGATTTCAGCCACAGAAAGACACAAACCTGAATCTCTGGCTTCACAGGACAGACAGGATATGAAAAAACCACTACAAATTTAAAACTTAGAAACATTAGATTCTCATTCGTTTAAATGTTGTCACATCACTTAAACATGTGCAGGTCAGATATAAGAAAACTTTTAGCTTGATATGGGTTCCCTTCATGTGGAAAGCAAAGCTGCGTCTATTAAAACCTTGTGACGAAATGTTAGCAGACATTATTCCAACAGGCACACATTATGCAAAATGTTCTTAGAAATGTTAGGATCGATATAGTTTAAACACCAAAGTCAAAGTGCATTTACTTAGTTTGGGCGACACGTTAGGAGCAGAAGCACTGAGGGTTCACTCGGGTCAAGCAAAGAAAAGCTTCATTTTTCTAATGTTTAATATATGCTGAGATACTCCCACCTGCTGTCCATTGTGCCAAAGACTTTTGGCATCATCCCCTGACGCATTTTTAACAGAAAACAAGAGCTCAAAGCAAACAGAAGTGTGAGAAGCAGGTAAAATAGTGAATTAGTGGTTTTTTCCCTCCAAACAGACCGAACAAAAACTGTGTCGCTGGCCTGAGACGAGCAAAATGACTGACACAATTCTCTTTAAAAAGGTCAAATTCTTCCAGCAAAGCGGTAAAACTTCACTGACTCGACGGGATCAGATCAGTTCTTGCCTCCACTTAAGGCCTCGTACTGttaagaaaacacacaaaacacaagGACCTGAAAGAAGAAGACCGgcccttttcttcttctctttttccgGCGCCCACTTTGGTGGCGTCCTGGCTTCCGGCCCGGCCCGCATGCTGGGCACCTGGAGGCGAGGCTGCTTCCCATGCAGACGCTCGGCCGCGGCACACGGACAGTTACCAGACATCCGTGCAACAGTGGACAACTGTGAGCTCACCATATATGTACATTAATACTAAAATCCTGGTATGTTTAGAAGCTTGGTCTATCTACACGGTTAGCTGCTAGCATGATGCTGCTCAATAACAGACTGAAGCTCTTCCAGCGCACTACACAACCAGCCCTTGGAACGCAGGACCCTGGACGCTCAATCCCTCGCTCGACCGCCATCTTCTGACCATAATAAACCTGCAGAGACCACGCTCTCCCTTCCATACGCACACCGTCCCTCATCTACTTCCACAAACCCTCCTACACTTCCAAGTTGTCCTTTCTGTCGCCTGCTTTTGAACCTTAACATCCAGGGTCCCGCAGGAGAACTATTTAGGAGGATAAACCACTCAGAGCCAAGCTATGGCCAAGCTATGGCCAAGCTATGGCCAAGCTATGGCCAAGCTAAGGCCAAGCTAAGGCCAAGCTATGGCCAAGCTAAGGCCAAGCTATGGCCAAGCTATGGCCAAGCTATGGCCAAGCTAAGGCCAAGCTAAGGCCAAGCTATGGCCAAGCTAAGGCCAAGCTATGGCCAAGCTATGGCCAAGCTATGGCCAAGCTATGGCCAAACTAAGGCCAAGCTATGGCCAAGCTATGGCCAAACTAAGGCCAAGCTATGGCCAAGCTAAGGCCAAGCTATGGCCAAGCTAAGGCCAAGCTATGGCCAAGCTAAGGCCAAGCTATGGCCAAGCTAAGGCCAAACTAAGGCCAAGCTATGGCCAAGCTATGGCCAAACTAAGGCCAAGCTATGGCCAAGCTAAGGCCAAGCTATGGCCAAGCTAAGGCCAAGCTAAGGCCAAGCTAAGGCCAAGCTAAGGCCAAGCTAAGGCCAAGCTATGGCCAAGCTATGGCCAAGCTAAGGCCAAGCTATGGCCAAGCTATGGCCAAGCTATGGCCAAGCTATGGCCAAACTAAGGCCAAGCTAAGGCCAAGCTAAGGCCAAGCTATGGCCAAGCTAAGGCCAAGCTAAGGCCAAGCTATGGCCAAGCTATGGCCAAACTAAGGCCAAGCTATGGCCAAGCTATGGCCAAACTAAGGCCAAGCTAAGGCCAAGCTAAGGCCAAGCTATGGCCAAGCTATGGCCAAGCTAAGGCCAAACTAAGGCCAAGCTAAGGCCAAGCTAAGGCCAAGCTAAGGCCAAGCTAAGGCCAAGCTAAGGCCAAGCTAAGGCCAAGCTATGGCCAAGCTATGGCCAAGCTATGGCCAAGCTATGGCCAAACTAAGGCCAAGCTAAGGCCAAGCTAAGGCCAAGCATCATGGCGGACATGAACACACCGAGACGCTGCGGCGTCGCTAAAAACAGTCAAGTTAAGTTGTGCTTTAAAATGAAGTGGTAAAAAGGAGGGATTATTCTGCCCTGGTTCTGCTCTCCAAAGGCAGAGAGACAcgaggggtggggggggctgAAAGGGACAAAGTTCAGGGTTTGGACCAACCCGCCTAACTCCGCCCGTCAGGGTTTGGCTGAGCTTCTCGGGGGGTGATGGGAGATGGAGACCAGATGCCGCCGTCGTTCTTTAAGGTTTCCCCACGCTGGCGGGGGGATAGCTAAGGAGGTGggatgaggaggaggtggggggtTACCGGCCGACCTGCTACCTGCCCGGGCTCCGATCATGGCCGGGAGGCTCTGGTTTCGCCTCAGCCCGTCCAACAGGCTCCCCCCACCCGCTGATATGAAGGTGGAGTCTGGGCGCGGCCCCGCGGCGTCAGAATCTGCGCCGTGCAGCACCTTAGCGAAGCCCAGCCTCCGCAGCCTCTCCACCAGACCCACGCTGACCGGGTCGGGTCGGGTGCGGCCCAGCTTAGAAGGCGGGACCAGGGCTTCCTGGGAGGGGCTCGGCAGGTCGGGATGTGGGGCTCGGCCCAGATTCAGCCCGTAAACGTCTTGGAGGAAAAGCTCAGCGGGACGCGAAGCCAGGAAGTTGTCGGTGGGGTGTTGGCGTGACTCCGCAGGCACCGGGGAGGGAGCAGGCGAGTGGGAGGGGGAGTTAGGAGGTGTGCTGGGCAGGAGGCGCAGCAGGGGCTGCTGGGGGGCAGGTTTCAGCAACGAAGGTGGGCTGTCGCTGGAGACGTGGGCAGAAATGCCCCGCTCCAGGACCAGCTTGGTCAGTCCGCTGGGAGGCACAGAGGGACGTTGGGGGGGGAAGGAGTCCCCCAGACTCAGTCTGCAGGGGGTCACCGGGGTGCTGGGGCCCGTCCTCATGGAGCTGGGTGTGTGGGCCAAAAGGGACGACTGCGAACTGAAGAAAGGTCAAAGGTTAGAGAGAGGGAAGCTGGGCGTTAGCAACCGTAACTAAGGAGAAAGACTCTGTACTCGTGCTTTAACCTGAATTTCCCTGGAGCCGACTCACCTTGGGGTGACCTGTGTGATGTCACTCGGGTGCAGGATGCGACAGGTTGTGATGGTGTAGGTGGAGAAGGTGGAGCTCTGGCACTTCCCCGGGTTTAGGACTGCACACAGAACCAATCAGGTCAGGAGAAACTCTCACATTAGAAAACATCTGATTCATGAatacttaaagaaaaaaagaatcaccGAATGAGGATGCTGCTGATGTGGAAATCTGACTTTGGGACTGAACGGTTGCTGGAGGAGCTCCTGGAATGGGTGGAGGCGACTGGTCACATGTCTCAGAGGCACGACGGGGTGTCGGGCAAGTGGACGGCGTCCCGGGTGATAGGGACAGGGTGGGGGGGGTCTGTCTGTCCTTTCTGTCCTCGGGTGTAGATGAACAGCGCACCTTGAAGGTaatccctccctcctcctcctcatcgaCCTCCTTCCCCTGCTCTGCTGCTCCTTTCTCAAGCACAGCAGTCCTTCTGTGTCCTTcgtcctcctcgtcctcctccatGTCAGACAGGCGGTACACGGCGTCCTGAGCCAGAGGTCGGAAACCCTTGGTCACGACACCGGGGTGTGGGTCCAGGATGGTGGCCAGGTGAGGTTTGGCGAGCTGCTGCCAGTGGTGAAGCGTCAGAGAGCCTGAGAAACAATTATTAACATGTATCAccagggccgtaaccaggatttttcaaataccgaggtcaaatctcatttgacaaaaaaaaacatcctaatatgttgactttttaaaatacagtttggaaatgtgaataaacagaggtaaatcacaagcccatcaaggaggtgaatatgtaggtgaacaagtttattataacaatgtgatcacaaaagtagagtgagtgagtgagactcagttcttcccctttcttcctctactgactctctctcttcaactctctcattctcatcctctcctgtgtcatctgttttaaaatatcatcatcaccattaatattattgttattaatattacattattatcattattagtattgtcaccaccatcaccatgcatgtgcatgacccactaaaaggtcaaatgaatgagttgggttattggtctgaccgatgtgcaaaattttagacaccatttgcaataaaatccaaatggttcattaggaaaaatgcaatcattttacctaagtaactggttgaatccacccactaaattaacatcgtagaatgtgccaaacagaccacaagatgttggctgtattttagatgtatagtctcaattcaatccattcactcaacacagagaagacataggtatcatgctgggcctgacaactagctaaatgctggtaaaacttggcttcataatgcaccatgagcagcacaactaacctcaagattgtgtcatatgagagagtacacggggtatttcattctgttattttgccccgtgtgcatcataaattgttttaagtaaaatgaaaaatataagtttctgacccagtttctattagtctgctttatttacatgtaggaagccatatagcactgaacaaaactgttgctagtgaggctgaatgaccactagccacagttggcacaaaactgtcaagccctgattaaaaaaaaaaaaaaagttagcttaacagcccaagccgtgtcacgactcccaataatttcattacaggtcactacttttttttttggaaaatcgaattgagagagagatttgtgtgcagtgtttgtgccgactggaaaacgaaatcctaaccaaggggctttgtgactgttgcttgaaatgctgaggacaatgatctagcatcctcctattcctagccgcgctttgaacgcttatgaacattatgaactgtcattctcactggcgattggcgaaatgaacacacctccttctctctttcttttcccctggccagttggctttccaaagctgagtttagtttgtttagtagatttcttcatcttgcttccatttcctagctgactttcgcgtcgaagctgtgtaatatgataaacatATTTCCAATGTCGGgtggcgtaaaaaaaaaaaaaaaaagtcggggGGCATttttccgctcagttttaaaatataacgtgatgataaagggattatgtggactttattttcagaataacaaatgagaatgcatgctgatctttccaccaatcaaagtcagaacgaccatttcatcttatattaatttgacatttctctgaattaaaaataaataaataaataactaaaaataaataattaaaaaaacaccggggaaaataccgaggtcatgacctgtgtgtcctcaatgctggttacggcactgTGTATCACTGAAAACTAACAACTTCAAAAATGTACTGTTATGGTTACCTTCCATTGGTTTGACGATCTGAAGCTTCTCGGGGAGGAAGGTCTTGAAAATGCTGGAGCTGAAGGAGATATCCGACAGGTTGGAGTAGGAGGAGAGCGTGCTGCCCATCGGCGAGCTGCTGCCGCTGCCCTCCCAGTCCGCCTCCGCCCCGGCCAGGGCCTGCAGCTTCTTCTCACGCTCCGCCTGAAAGAACTGACGCTCGCACAGGAAGTTCTGCCGCCGCAAGGAGAGGCGGTGAAGCGCTCTGGTGAGGTCGTTTCCTCCCGGAGAGCCGGGCTGGCCCATCTGCACCTCCTCCCTGCAAGCACAGAGGCACGCTGTGATCTGAAACCAGTTTCATCCTAAATTCAGTGTGATCTGAAACCAGTTTCATCCTAAGTTCAGTGTGATCTGAAACCAGTTTCATCCTAAATTAAGTGTGATCTGAAACCAGTTTCATCCTAAATTCAGTGTGATCTGAAACCAGTTTCATCCTAAATTCAGTGTGATCTGAAACCAGTTTCATCTTAAGTTCAGAGTGATCTGAAACCAGTTTCACCCTAAGTTCAGAGTGATCTGAAACCAGTTTCATCTTAAGTTCAGAGTGATCTGAAACCAGTTTCATCCTAAGTTCAGTGTGATCTGAAACCAGTTTCATCTTAAGTTCAGAGTGATCTGAAACCAGTTTCATCCTAAGTTCAGTGTGATCTGAAACCAGTTTCATCCTAAATTCAGTGTGATCTGAAACCAGTTTCATCTTAAGTTCAGTGTGATCTGAAAGCAGTTTCATCCTAAGTTCAGAGTGATCTGAAACCAGTTTCATCCTAAATTCAGTGTGATCTGAGACCAGTTTCATCTTAAGTTCAGTGTGATCTGAAACCAGTTTCATCCTAAGTTCAGAGTGATCTGAAACCAGTTTCATCCTAAGTTCAGAGTGATCTGAAACCAGTTTCATCCTAAATTCAGTGTGATCTGAGACCAGTTTCATCTTAAGTTCAGTGTGATCTGAAACCAGTTTCATCCTAAATTCAGTGTGATCTGAAACCAGTTTCATCCTAAGTTCAGAGTGATCTGAAACCAGTTTCATCCTAAGTTCAGTGTGATCTGAAACCAGTTTCATCCTAAATTCAGTGTGATCTGAAACCAGTTTCATCTTAAGTTCAGTGTGATCTGAAACCAGTTTCATCCTAAATTCAGTGTGATCTGAAACCAGTTTCATCCTAAGTTCAGTGTGATCTGAAACCAGTTTCATTATAAGTTCAGTGTGATCTGAAACCAGTTTCACCATAAGTTCAGAGTGATCTGAAACCAGTTTCATCTTAAGTTTAGTGTGATCTGAAACCAGTTTCATCCTAAATTCAGTGTGATCTGAGACCAGTTTCATCCTAAGTTCAGAGTGATCTGAAACCAGTTTCATCCTAAATTCAGTGTGATCTGAGACCAGTTTCATCTTAAGTTCAGTGTGATCTGAAACCAGTTTCATCCTAAGTTCAGTGTGATCTGAAAGCAGTTTCATCCTAAATTCAGTGTAATCTGAAACCAGTTTCATTCTAAGTTCAGTGTGATCTGAAACCAGTTTCATCTTAAGTTCAGTGTGATCTGAAACCAGTTTCATCCTAAATTCAGTGTGATCTGAAAGCAGTTTCATCCTAAATTCAGTGTGATCTGAAAGCAGTTTCATCCTAAATTCAGTGTAATCTGAAAGCAGTTTCATCCTAAGTTCAGTGTGATCTGAAACCAGTTTCATCCTAAATTCAGTGTGATCTGAAACCAGTTTCATCCTAAGTTCAGTGTGATCTGAAACCAGTTTCATCTTAAGTTCAGTGTGATCTGAAACCAGTTTCATCCTAAGTTCAGTGTGATCTGAAACCAGTTTCATCCTAAATTCAGTGTGATCTGAAACCAGTTTCATCCTAAATTCAGTGTGATCTGAAACCAGTTTCATCCTAAGTTCAGTGTGATCTGAAAGCAGTTTCATCCTAAATTCAGTGTAATCTGAAACCAGTTTCATTCTAAGTTCAGTGTGATCTGAAACCAGTTTCATCTTAAGTTCAGTGTGATCTGAAACCAGTTTCATCCTAAATTCAGTGTGATCTGAAAGCAGTTTCATCCTAAATTCAGTGTGATCTGAAAGCAGTTTCATCCTAAATTCAGTGTAATCTGAAAGCAGTTTCATCCTAAGTTCAGTGTGATCTGAAACCAGTTTCATCCTAAATTCAGTGTGATCTGAAACCAGTTTCATCCTAAGTTCAGTGTGATCTGAAACCAGTTTCATCTTAAGTTCAGTGTGATCTGAAACCAGTTTCATCCTAAGTTCAGTGTGATCTGAAACCAGTTTCATCTTAAGTTCAGTGTGATCTGAAACCAGTTTCATCCTAAGTTCAGTGTGATCTGAAACCAGTTTCATCTTAAGTTCAGTGTGATCTGAAACCAGTTTCATCCTAAGTTCAGTGTGATCTGAAACCAGTTTCATCCTAAATTCAGTGTGATCTGAAACCAGTTTCATCCTAAATTCAGTGTGATCTGAAACCAGTTTCATTATAAATTCAGTGTGATCTGAAACCAGTTTCATCCTAAGTTCAGTGTGATCTGAAAGCAGTTTCATCCTAAGTTCAGTGTGATCTGAAACTCGTTTCATTCTAAGTTCAGTGTGATCTGAAAGCAGTTTCATCCTAAGTTCAGTGTGATCTGAAACCCGTTTCATCCTAAGTTCAGTGTGATCTGAAACCCGTTTCATCCTAAGTTCAGTGTGATCTGAAACCAGTTTCATCCTAAATTCAGAGCAAAAGCCATGAAAGCGGCTTTTCTTTTACCCCCGAGCAGACTGGAAGGGCTGGGCCGTCATCACCAGAGCGCTCTGACCAGAGCCAGGGATGGGGGGGGTGGCCGGAGCGGAGCGGGGTGCCGAGGCGTTGATGGAGCGAACCGTCTGGAAGACCCGCTTCTGGGAAACTCTGCAGGAAGACGAGGTCGGATGTCAGAGAGCAGAACCGACAGGCTGAACTAAAGGCTGCAtgtgggtttctgacctttggtCCTCAAAGGCAGTCTCCTCGTCTACACTCAGCTCCCTCCTCATGGTGCCCTCGATCTCTGCAGCCAAGGaatcctgcacacacacacatccttgtTAACCTCCCACTGCAGGACCGAAATGAGTTTAGTGAGTTGTGGGGTCCACCCTTTCTAGTGATCCtagaactatgaaaaaaaaataaaatcaggcaAGTTccaaaaaaaatcttgacattaaaaatcactttcaataaacacaatttgaaactttattttaCGTGTTAGTTTTTCGCTACCAAATGggccaagttaaaaaaaatgcatgagGCAAGTTGGGAGAGCATCCCAAGCTGCTTTAAAGTGGTTTCCAATGTGGGGTCCAGGATTTTGGGCCCCACGAAGACACAGGGCCCCACTTTGTTGGTGGGCTTCCTGTCCCAGGACCCTCCAAGGTAACAAAaacaagtacacacacacaagaacaaCTTCAACACGTCATCATCTCTCCTATCTGAATCTTTGTTTCACGTGGGGGGGGATTTCTCACCATGGGGCAGAGGCTGTAAGAGAGGTGCCGTCGCATCCCGGCAGACGGACTGTTTTTACTGCGGAGCTCTTTGATCTCTTCCTGTGACTCGTGGAGCATTTCTTCACACTCCATGTTCCTCTCTGCCAGCTCGTTCAGctgcagcaaacacacacacaatcacacacacgtaaacacataaacacacacacattaacacaggTAACCTTCATAGATGGGATACGAGAGCCTCTGTGAGcaccacaacgcagagatggggactcgactcactgtgacttg from Odontesthes bonariensis isolate fOdoBon6 chromosome 11, fOdoBon6.hap1, whole genome shotgun sequence includes:
- the trak2 gene encoding trafficking kinesin-binding protein 2 isoform X1; translated protein: MFEVKPRPVEKKESSTETDEGLGSSGRHYCSGSLGSGSAGSGSMYLSDSQDWVVSPSCSPDEGPGQQNAISPMLAEETLRYMTYLALEPSSYSHPGSQSLSKVLSSDRVEQMTKTYNDIEVVTHLLAERDRDLELAARIGQSLLQRNHLLQERNDALEEQLAQAVDQVHQLQHELSKKDELLRMVASASEESETDSSVSTPQRQPQLPGGTSAAAALVQLESLQNKLQDLEEENLTLRSEASQLKRDTMTYEEQEQQLVSDCVKELRESNSQMVSLTDELSHKNEELLRHQEEIAQLLSQIVELQHRVKELALEKEELRIHLQASKDAQRQLTAELNELAERNMECEEMLHESQEEIKELRSKNSPSAGMRRHLSYSLCPMDSLAAEIEGTMRRELSVDEETAFEDQRVSQKRVFQTVRSINASAPRSAPATPPIPGSGQSALVMTAQPFQSARGEEVQMGQPGSPGGNDLTRALHRLSLRRQNFLCERQFFQAEREKKLQALAGAEADWEGSGSSSPMGSTLSSYSNLSDISFSSSIFKTFLPEKLQIVKPMEGSLTLHHWQQLAKPHLATILDPHPGVVTKGFRPLAQDAVYRLSDMEEDEEDEGHRRTAVLEKGAAEQGKEVDEEEEGGITFKVRCSSTPEDRKDRQTPPTLSLSPGTPSTCPTPRRASETCDQSPPPIPGAPPATVQSQSQISTSAASSFVLNPGKCQSSTFSTYTITTCRILHPSDITQVTPSSQSSLLAHTPSSMRTGPSTPVTPCRLSLGDSFPPQRPSVPPSGLTKLVLERGISAHVSSDSPPSLLKPAPQQPLLRLLPSTPPNSPSHSPAPSPVPAESRQHPTDNFLASRPAELFLQDVYGLNLGRAPHPDLPSPSQEALVPPSKLGRTRPDPVSVGLVERLRRLGFAKVLHGADSDAAGPRPDSTFISAGGGSLLDGLRRNQSLPAMIGARAGSRSAGNPPPPPHPTSLAIPPPAWGNLKERRRHLVSISHHPPRSSAKP